From the genome of uncultured Bacteroides sp.:
ACTCTCAGATTATTAATGTTCAATTTCTTAGTTACACTTTGAGGAAGTGTATAGCCAATAGTCAAGGCTTTCAGTCTTAAATAAGATCCATCTTCTACATAACGTTTTGAATTACGCATATTCTGATTTGGATCGCCTATAACAGCTCTTGGCATATCTGTATTTGTATTCTTTGGATAAATAGTAGTTACTCCTGAAATTGGGTTGACAAATTCCAGATCTTCGGCACGGTAACGATTCAGTGTGCTTGCAAAACAGTTGTAATAGTGGTACATGCCTTCGCCAAAATAGCGGGTTTTATTATAAATATCATTACCCTGAGATCCTTGCCAAATCATAGCCATATCTAATGTTCCAAAAGCAGTTCTATAACTGACATCTGCACTCAATCCATAACTGAATTTAGGTATTGGATTTCCGATGTAATCTTGATCGGCTACTCCATCTCCATCCTTATCTACAAAACGAACATCACCTAATGCTGCTTTTGGCGCAAACTTTTTATCTGCATCTAATTCTGCCTGAGTACGATATAGTCCATTTGTTACATATCCCCAGAATTCTCCGATAGATCTGCCAACTGCAGTTTTAGAGATGCCATTGCCTGCCATGATCTGATTATTAGAACCAATACTAAGTACCTTATTCTTTACTGTAGAAATATTACCCGTTACTGAATAATCAAATTTACCAATTGACTTTTTGTATGAAACAGCAAGTTCAAGTCCCTTATTTTCAATACTTCCGGCATTAAGTGTAGGTTTATTATCACTATAACCAGCAGCATATGAAATAGGCACAGCCACTAACATATCTGATGTCTTCTTGTAATAATAATCAAATATAAATGACAACTGATTATCAAACAAAGAAAGATCGAAACCAAAGTCTGTAGAATATTGACTTTCCCACTTAACATTTGGATTTGAAGGAGTAGTCGCAAGTCCACCTGCGTTCTTTGCATTATTAAGATAATACCAAATATTACTAAATGCTATAGTACTTTGATACTGATAAGAATCGATGTTAGAGTTACCCAACATACCCCAGCTGGCGCGCAATTTAAAATCATTAACAAATGGAAGCTTTTCCATAAATTTTTCCTGACTTACTCTCCATGCAGCAGATAAAGATGGGAAATTACCATAACGATTGTTTTTACTAAACTTGGAAGAACCATCACGTCTAAAGTTAAATGTCAGCAAATATTTGCTGTCGTAACTATAGTTAATTCGTCCCAGCATAGAGAACATAGACTCGTGTCCCACAGAAGAATCAACAGATTTTGAACTATCATCCTGAGTCGCACCTAGAATAAGAATATCTTCACTTGGCATAGCACGCGCCCCGGCACTTACACTTAAACTCTTTGTTTCATCTGAGGAAACTCCAAACAAAGCATTTAAGCTGTGTTTACCAATGCTCTTTTCATAAGAAAGAGTATTCTCATACAAAAGTCTATTAGTTTTATAGCTTGCCATGGAATAAGAATCAGGTGTATGGTTTTGATATGGAATTGAATACTCTGCCTCATAATCCTGAACCATATATCGATACATGTCAACTCCCATGTTGAATTTGTATTTTAAACCGGGGAGTATTTCATAAGTCATCCATGCATTACCATTTACGGAAGTAGTTTCACCTTTGTGCCAGTTTAAATTAGCCTGTGCCAAAGAATTTGCTACGTCTGTACCATTTCCAGCACCAGCAAATCCTGTTGAGCTATTAGCATCATACAAAGGCAAAGTTGGAGCCCATTTTAATGCTATTAGCAGGTTTTTATCACTCCAATCATGATTGCTACGTTTAATTGATACAGTTTCACCGAATTTGAATTTACCTTTCGTAAAATCAGAGATAAACTGCATTCCATAATTTTTAGTATCTTCTTTAATAAAAATAGGTTTATCTGTTGAATAAAGACTGTTTACTCTAAAATTTGCATTTTCAGAACCTCCACTTATAGAGAGATTATGTTTCTGATAAAAACCTGTACGCTTCAATGCATTAAACATATTATATCCTTCACCTATAGTAGATGGATTTTTATATGCATCTAAATAATCAGTAGCGTTTCTTTTGCCTGCGTTCCATAATTCTTCATTTACCAGCTCTGCCAATTCCTGTCCATTAAGCATATCGATATTGTTTGACAGGTTTTTCACACCAGCAAATCCGTCATAATCTACCTTTACTTCGCCAGCTGTTCCTCGTTTTGTTGTAATAACAATAACTCCATTAGCACCACGGGCACCATAGATAGCACAAGATGCAGCATCTTTTAAAACCTGAATACTTGCAATATTAGCTTCATCTGGCACAGCGCCACCAATCATACCATCCACCACATAAAGAGGATCTGTATTATTAATAGAACCAACACCACGAATCTTTATTCTTCCATTGGTAATTTGAACACCAGGAACCGAGCTCTGCAATCCAGCTTGCAATCCACCAGGAACTTTATTTAGTTCTTTGGTAGGGAGAACAGCTATAGCCGATGACAAATCCGCTTTTTTCTGAGTACCATAACCAACAACAACAACTTCTTCTAAAGTTTTGTCATCTTCTTTTAAAACAACACTCAACGTTCTTTTTTCTCCAACCGCTATAACCTGACCTACATATCCAACGAAAGAAAATTGTAATTTGGCATTCGGAGAAACTGAGATCTGAAAATTACCATTAACATCTGATACTGTACCATTAGCAGTACCAACCTGAGATATATTTACACCAAGTAAAGCTTCACCAGAAGCATCCTTTACTGTACCTTTTACAATAAAGTTTTGAGAAAATACCCAAAGAGGGACCATCAATAGAACAATGATGATTCCTAAGGTTTTTTTAAAATTAAAGTTTTTCATAGTTTCTAAATAAATTATACTAGACTTAATAACTCAATTATTCATAAATCTTTAGCTATAAGAAAAAGCTCGTCAACTATCATCAAATAAATGTTTCATAAAAATTAGTTTATAGGTTTACTAACAAGAGTAGAAGTGAAGTTTTTTACTTCAATATTTCTACATAAGAAAGCTCCTTTTTCATGAGAAAAAGAATATAAGTCATAGAGAAGCCTTTTTTATATGACTTCAGACAATCGTTTTATACAGATTTTCTAAAATTCAAGGGAAGAGATTGCTTTTGCAGCAGATAATATCAACTACAGTTTTCTTTGTGTTCATAAACAATAGATTTTAGGCTAAACTTTCGATTAACAAATGAATATCAAAAGTAGAGGGAAATCAAAATTTTGAATTTCAAATTCAGATATTCTTTTTCCAGTTTTAAACACAAATTCAGATTTGACTACTGTATTAATTAGGGACTAATGCAATGATAATTGCAAAAAAAGGACACACTACAAGACCATTTTTCACTATAAAATTCGAGTTATATTCACCCATTTATTATAAAATGTTATTAAAAGAGCTGTTTAGTTTATAATATAGCATATCGTCTAATTTTTCTTTTGGTGACATATTTTTGTATTCCCGTTACTTCTCAACTTAATCTATTCCCTTATAAATAGCATTTTAAAAAAAACGAAAACTGATTGATAAAGATGTAAGATAGTCAATGGTATATGTAACATTATTATAATAATGATTAATAATCACAAAGTATCTTTGGCACAGATTTAAAAGTCTATCTTAAATTTTTTCTCAATTAATAATAGTAACAATATGAAAAACAAATGTTTTTATTTAAAGTCACTAATCCTGCTGGCTTTTTTCTGTTCTATACCTCTATGGGCAGCAGCGCAAGGACATTTAGTGAAGGGTGTAGTTAAAGATGTCACGGGTGAACCTATTATTGGCGCCAGTGTAATAGAAGTTGGTACTACTAATGGTACAATTACTGACATTAATGGCAATTTCTCTATTAAAGTTTCTCCAAAAGGTAAAATTTCTGTTTCATTTGTTGGTTATAAGCCCCAGACAATAGAAGTAGCTGGCAAAACGAATATTGAAATTTCAATGAGTGAGAATACTGCATTGTTAAATGAAGTTGTAGTGATTGGTTATGGTACTGCAAAAAAGAGTGATTTAACAGGTGCCGTAATGAGCGCAAACATTAAAGATTTTGAAAAAACGCCAAACACCAACATTATACAATCATTACAGGGTACTGTTCCTGGATTAAATGTTGGTCAAGTTACTAGTGCTGGTGGAACACCTAACATATCTATTCGTGGAACCAACACTATTTCAGGTAATACCAGCGTATTGATTGTATTAGATGGCATTATTTACAATGGTTCTCTTTCTTCAATCAACCCTGCTGATATTGAATCTGTAGACGTATTGAAAGATGCCAGTGCCACGGCTGTTTATGGTGCTCAAGCTGCCAATGGTGTATTGCTTATCACTTCTAAAAGAGGCAAAGCTGGAAAAGCTAAAATCAACTTTTCTTCTTCTTACAGTATGCAAAATCCTACCCGTGATTTGCATCCAATGAACCGTGAGCAAATGTTGAACTGGGATACAGAAGTATTGTGGCATCAGGCATATACTGAAGAATCTGGCTACACACAAAAGAAATCAGACTTCAATTTAGCTAAATGGATGCCCGATCCATCTTATCAATTGGATAGTGAAGGCAATATTACTTCAAATGATTACAACTGGTGGGATGAATTTACCCG
Proteins encoded in this window:
- a CDS encoding TonB-dependent receptor; this translates as MKNFNFKKTLGIIIVLLMVPLWVFSQNFIVKGTVKDASGEALLGVNISQVGTANGTVSDVNGNFQISVSPNAKLQFSFVGYVGQVIAVGEKRTLSVVLKEDDKTLEEVVVVGYGTQKKADLSSAIAVLPTKELNKVPGGLQAGLQSSVPGVQITNGRIKIRGVGSINNTDPLYVVDGMIGGAVPDEANIASIQVLKDAASCAIYGARGANGVIVITTKRGTAGEVKVDYDGFAGVKNLSNNIDMLNGQELAELVNEELWNAGKRNATDYLDAYKNPSTIGEGYNMFNALKRTGFYQKHNLSISGGSENANFRVNSLYSTDKPIFIKEDTKNYGMQFISDFTKGKFKFGETVSIKRSNHDWSDKNLLIALKWAPTLPLYDANSSTGFAGAGNGTDVANSLAQANLNWHKGETTSVNGNAWMTYEILPGLKYKFNMGVDMYRYMVQDYEAEYSIPYQNHTPDSYSMASYKTNRLLYENTLSYEKSIGKHSLNALFGVSSDETKSLSVSAGARAMPSEDILILGATQDDSSKSVDSSVGHESMFSMLGRINYSYDSKYLLTFNFRRDGSSKFSKNNRYGNFPSLSAAWRVSQEKFMEKLPFVNDFKLRASWGMLGNSNIDSYQYQSTIAFSNIWYYLNNAKNAGGLATTPSNPNVKWESQYSTDFGFDLSLFDNQLSFIFDYYYKKTSDMLVAVPISYAAGYSDNKPTLNAGSIENKGLELAVSYKKSIGKFDYSVTGNISTVKNKVLSIGSNNQIMAGNGISKTAVGRSIGEFWGYVTNGLYRTQAELDADKKFAPKAALGDVRFVDKDGDGVADQDYIGNPIPKFSYGLSADVSYRTAFGTLDMAMIWQGSQGNDIYNKTRYFGEGMYHYYNCFASTLNRYRAEDLEFVNPISGVTTIYPKNTNTDMPRAVIGDPNQNMRNSKRYVEDGSYLRLKALTIGYTLPQSVTKKLNINNLRVYVGGKNLITLTKYSGFDPEVGDQDTGGTNLTRGVDGSSSWDPTFPNSREFFVGAQLSF